GCATAGCGCGGCGACGAGCACGGCGGCACTTCTTCGGATCATGGTGCGAGCTTGCCTCCTCGGCGCTCCGTTTGGGGTTCCAGGTGGACGCGACGCGCCGTGCGGGCTCCCGGGCCGCGCGTAACATCGGGTGATCGAGGTCGTCGCGACAGCACTTGTGATCGGCACGGTTGCCGTACATTTCGCGTTCATCGGTTATCTGGTGATCGGCGGTTTCCTCGCGCTGCGATGGCGGCGCACTCTGGCCCTGCACATCCTGGTGGTCGCGTGGGGGATCGGCAGCACGGTGTGTGCGCTGCCGTGCCCGCTGACGTCGGTGGAGCGGTGGGCGCGCGCCCATGCGGGCATGGCGCCACTGCCCCCGGACGGGTTCATCGCCCACTACCTCACGGGTGTGCTCTATCCCGAGAACGCGGTCGGTGTGGTCCGCGCCCTGGTGGTCGGTGTGGTGCTGCTGTCCTGGCTACTGGTCCACAGGCACGAGTTCCGCGCCACACGTACATCGGTATGAACCGCCGCCGTCGGGGCAGTGACATTCGGACTCGATGCGTACACGACACCCGCAGCCCTCGTGCGAACACGTGAGCAGGGTTCCCTGTTCGTTTCCCATCCTTCGATGGTGCCCCTCACGCGGCCTCGGCGTGGGCGAACTCGACCGGCAGACTGGTCGGTCCCGTGATCCCGCTCAGGGGCTTCCAGGGATGACGCGCGATCACCCGCGGTTCGGGGATCCGCGCGGTGATCGTGACCAGTGCCTCTGACAGTTCGAGCTTGGCCAGATGAACACCCAGGCAGTAGTGGATTCCGCTGCCGAATGTCAGGATCGGCGCGGCGCCCTCGCGCGTGATGTCGAGGTGGTCTGGATCGTCGTGGACGGCCGGGTCGCGGTTGGCCGATGCGGTGTTGGCCAGCACCGTGGTGCCCGCCGGGACCCGGTGGCCGGCGAGCTCGACGTCCTCGGTCGTCACTCGCAGCGTGGAGAACACGATCGGGCGGTGCCGGATCAACTCCTCAACGGCGCGGGGTGCCAGTTCGGGGTTCTCGTGCAGCAGGCGCCACTGGTCCGGGTGGTCGCACAGGTCCTCGATCGCCGCGCCCAACTGGTTCCGGGTGGTGTCGGTCCCAGCCATCAGGAGCCCACCGGCCAACATCAGCAGTTCGTCGTGACTCAGTCGGTCCCCGCCGTCCTCGCAGCGGATCAGGTCGGAGAGCAGATCGTCGGTCAGGTGCTCCCGGCGGT
The DNA window shown above is from Mycolicibacterium confluentis and carries:
- a CDS encoding DUF2784 domain-containing protein, whose product is MIEVVATALVIGTVAVHFAFIGYLVIGGFLALRWRRTLALHILVVAWGIGSTVCALPCPLTSVERWARAHAGMAPLPPDGFIAHYLTGVLYPENAVGVVRALVVGVVLLSWLLVHRHEFRATRTSV
- the mymT gene encoding copper-binding metallothionein MymT, which encodes MGNEQGTLLTCSHEGCGCRVRIESECHCPDGGGSYRCTCGAELVPVDQ
- a CDS encoding cytochrome P450; protein product: MSTAAISDLAYDHLDDPEAAHREIRTARERGPIAMGPHGLEVLSHDLVRAVMRDDRFMVPKGFALAPQGVTSGPLWDRAANSLLCLDGAEHHRLRRLVAQAFTPKSAARMRAACIDVISGLLDDQPGACDMVTDIARPYPVPIICALLGAPRQDWQRFSAWAEDVLRLFSWDAAANQDAILTAWSELDAHVDGMIADRREHLTDDLLSDLIRCEDGGDRLSHDELLMLAGGLLMAGTDTTRNQLGAAIEDLCDHPDQWRLLHENPELAPRAVEELIRHRPIVFSTLRVTTEDVELAGHRVPAGTTVLANTASANRDPAVHDDPDHLDITREGAAPILTFGSGIHYCLGVHLAKLELSEALVTITARIPEPRVIARHPWKPLSGITGPTSLPVEFAHAEAA